The nucleotide window TCAGTTAGTTCCGGAGGGCCCTTGGTATGCCGAGTCCGCGCCGCGAAGACGGCGACGCGCTGCGCTGCGGTGATCGCGGCGCCGCTGTCACGGAGATCCGGGCGGTGCTGGCTGCACTGGGAATGCTGGACAACGTCGACGAAGACCTGACCACAGGCCAACACGTCGCCGTCGAGCTATTCGACGTCAACCTCGATCAGGCGGTGCGTGCCTTTCAGCAGCACCGGGGACTGCTCGTGGACGGCATTGTCGGCGAGGCAACCTACCGCGCATTGAAAGAGGCCTCTTACCGGCTCGGGGCGCGCACGCTGTATCACCAATTCGGTGCTCCGCTGTACGGCGACGATGTCGCGACACTTCAGGCTCGGCTGCAGGATCTCGGTTTCTACACCGGCCTGGTCGACGGTCATTTCGGGCTGCAGACACACAACGCGTTGATCTCATACCAGCGTGAGTACGGGCTCTCCGCTGACGGCATCTGCGGCCCAGAAACGTTGCGCTCGCTGTACTTCCTGAGTTCGCGCGTCAGTGGCGGCTCGCCACACGCGATTCGGGAAGAGGAGCTGGTTCGTAGGTCCGGTCCCAAGCTGTCAGGCAAGCGCATCATCATCGATCCGGGCCGCGGGGGTAACGACCACGGCCTGATCACCCAAGGTCCTGCCGGGCCGATCAGCGAAGCAGACATGCTGTGGGACTTGGCTAGTCGACTTGAGGGGCGGATGTCCGCCATCGGTATGGAGACATTCTTGTCCCGGCCGGCCAATCGCAGTCCATCGGACGCTGAGCGGGCCGCTACTGCCAACTCTGTCGGGGCGGACCTGATGATCAGCCTACGTTGCGAAGCTCAACCCGGTTCAGCGGCAAACGGTGTGGCCTCCTTCCACTTCGGCAATGCGCACGGTTCGGTATCCACCATTGGTCGCAATCTTGCCGACTTCATTCAGCGAGAAGTTGTGGCGCGCACCGGGTTACAGGATTGTCGCACTCACGGTCGGACTTGGGATCTGTTGCGGCTGACCAGAATGCCCACGGTTCAGGTCGACGTCGGGTATATCACCAACTCACGCGATCGCGAGATGCTGATCTCCATGCAGACCCGCGATGCCATTGCCGAAGGGATTCTCGCCGCGGTCAAGCGGCTTTACCTACTCGGCAAGAACGACCGTCCCACAGGCACTTTCACCTTTGCCGAGTTGCTTGCCCACGAACTCTCGGTGGAGCGGGCGAGCAGACTCAGCGGATCCTGACCCTTCTTGTCACCTGAGACCCGGTGTCGGGTTGGCACTTAGCGCATTGCCGACCGCAGCCGCCGCGCCCACCGGCTGTTCCAGTTGAGCATTCTCCAGCAGACGTTCCAGGGCGGCTTCGACTTCTGCTTTCCATCCCAAACCTTTGTCCAACTCGAGCCGAAGCCGAGGAAAGTACCGGTGGGGTGTCACCACAACGAAACCGACGTCCAGCAGGAAGTCGGCATCAATGATGCAGTGGTCCACCGAGCAGTCACCGAGAGATTCCAAAACCGGCCGCACATCAGGACTGACCATCCGGGGATTTTGTAATTCGGCGGTTGCCGCTGTGCGGCCGAATGCTTCCAGCGCCCGGACACCGCGCCGGACCAACTCGTCGATCACCCGGGCGATCAGGTCGTGCGGCAGATCATCTGCGGCTTGACCGCGCTCAATCCCCATCGACGTGAGCAACACCGCGTCGGCGGACACCGGTCCCGTCGGAAAGCGATACGCTCGGGGCACCGCGCGCGGCGGTGCGTAGAACACATACCCCAGACATGGCGGGTCGGCAGTGCTGCGCCCGTCCGGGATGGCCGTAGCAACTTGGCCGCACGAGCCCCATTCCAGCATCACCATCGACAGCCAGGCTTCCTTTTCGAATTCCGGGTCGGCTAGGTGGTCCTCATTTCCGAGGGTCGCCGGATCCACTTCCCAGAAGACACAGCGACGCGCATGCTTCGGAAGCTGCTCGAAGGCCTCGAGCCGCAGCGCAGTGATACGAGCAGGCACTAGTCTCCTAGCCTCCGTGCGGTGCTGCCGCAATCGGTCGTGCGCCCTCCGCCAGCCACCCGGCCCGCGAACTCACAAGACAATGTCGACAGCCTCGCTCCTACGCCAGCCGCCGTGCGACCCGCGTTGTCACACGGCGATACCAACAGCCCTGCCTTCCCTCGGCTGATGGGCACCAGCAACCCATCTAGGATAGGAGAGTTCACCTCGTTGGGGCCAGTGTTGGCCCTACCACTAGAGCCGTCGCTGCGCACCGCTCCCCGTCCCGGGTATCCAGCCGCCGCCCGTATCAATCAGTTCTCGAAATCGCTTGATGCACAGTAGATCTGCGCTCGCTCGCGACACCCTGGACGGCTTCGTTAGCACTCCGGAGCCGCGGGTTGTCACAGTGACGTAATTACATGGTGTTACCGGTCATGGTTTTGCATCGGTCATGAGGGCAATGATGCGCTGCAGATCGTCCACCGAGCCGAATTCCACGACGATCTTGCCCTTGCGTTTGCCGAGGCTGACCGACACCCGGGTGTCGAAGGCGTTCGAGAGGCGCTCGGCAACGTCTTGCAGTCCCGGCATCTGGATCGGCTTGCGCCGAGGCGGCGCCGGCGCGCTGGCGTCACCGCGGTTGGCCAATGTCACCGCCTCTTCGGTGGCTCGCACCGAAAGCCCCTCCGCGACGATCCGGCTCGCCAGTTCCTCCTGCGCGTCCGGACCGGCTTCCAGGGACAGCAGCGCGCGCGCATGGCCCGCCGACAACACCCCCGCCGCCACTCGGCGCTGCACCACGATCGGCAGCTTGAGCAAGCGAATCATGTTGGTGATCAGTGGTCGCGAACGGCCGATGCGCGCGGCGAGTTCGTCGTGCGTGACGCCGAACTCGTCGAGCAATTGTTGGTAGGCGGCCGCCTCTTCCAACGGGTTCAGCTGGACCCGATGGATGTTTTCCAAAAGAGCGTCGCGCAGCAGATTGTCGTCGCCCGTCTCGCGCACGATGGCGGGGATGGCCTCTAGACCCGCCTCCTGGGCCGCTCGCCAGCGTCGTTCCCCCATCACAATTTGGTAGCGGGGGCCACCTGGAACGCCCTGGACAGTCCGCACGACGATGGGTTGCAAGAGCCCGAACTCGCGGATCGAATGCACCAATTCCGACAACGCTTCTTCGTCGAAGACCTGCCTCGGCTGTCGCGGATTGGCCTCGATGTCCGACGGTGAAATCTCCCGGTATACCGCGCCGATCGGAGTGGTACCCGGTGTCGACCCGCCGATCACCACGTCGGCGGCCACCGAGCCCATGCGCGGCCCGAAAGTCGATGGTCCCGACTCTCCCTCGGCAGGGGCGGTGGGGATCAACGACGCCAGACCCCGGCCCAGGCCACCCTTCCTCCGCGACGGCTGCGTCATGGTCGTCCCTTCCCGACTGGTGGTTGATAGCGCTCGGCGAGTTCGCGGCTGGCATCCAGATAGCTCATCGCCCCGCGCGAGCCGGGATCGTAATCGATGATCGTCATGCTGTAGCCCGGTGCTTCCGAGACCTTCACGCTGCGTGGAATCACCGTCCGCAAGACCTTGTCTCCGAAGTAGCGGCGGACTTCATCGGCGACCTGATCAGCGAGCTTTGTGCGCCCGTCATACATCGTCAGAATGACGGTGGTGACCTCGAGTTCCGGGTTGAGGTGAGCCTTCACCATCTCGATATTGCGCATCAGCTGTGACACACCTTCCAGCGCGTAGTACTCGCACTGGATGGGGATCATCACTTCGGGGGCCGCAACCAGTGCGTTGATGGTGAGCAGCCCAAGCGATGGTGGGCAGTCCACGAAGACGTAGTCGAAGTCGAACTTGTCCAGCTCGGCGAGCGCATTTCGTAACCGATTCTCGCGCGCCACCATACTGACCAATTCGATCTCCGCGCCCGCAAGA belongs to Mycobacterium basiliense and includes:
- a CDS encoding N-acetylmuramoyl-L-alanine amidase, with protein sequence MPSPRREDGDALRCGDRGAAVTEIRAVLAALGMLDNVDEDLTTGQHVAVELFDVNLDQAVRAFQQHRGLLVDGIVGEATYRALKEASYRLGARTLYHQFGAPLYGDDVATLQARLQDLGFYTGLVDGHFGLQTHNALISYQREYGLSADGICGPETLRSLYFLSSRVSGGSPHAIREEELVRRSGPKLSGKRIIIDPGRGGNDHGLITQGPAGPISEADMLWDLASRLEGRMSAIGMETFLSRPANRSPSDAERAATANSVGADLMISLRCEAQPGSAANGVASFHFGNAHGSVSTIGRNLADFIQREVVARTGLQDCRTHGRTWDLLRLTRMPTVQVDVGYITNSRDREMLISMQTRDAIAEGILAAVKRLYLLGKNDRPTGTFTFAELLAHELSVERASRLSGS
- a CDS encoding acetyltransferase, which gives rise to MPARITALRLEAFEQLPKHARRCVFWEVDPATLGNEDHLADPEFEKEAWLSMVMLEWGSCGQVATAIPDGRSTADPPCLGYVFYAPPRAVPRAYRFPTGPVSADAVLLTSMGIERGQAADDLPHDLIARVIDELVRRGVRALEAFGRTAATAELQNPRMVSPDVRPVLESLGDCSVDHCIIDADFLLDVGFVVVTPHRYFPRLRLELDKGLGWKAEVEAALERLLENAQLEQPVGAAAAVGNALSANPTPGLR
- a CDS encoding ParB/RepB/Spo0J family partition protein → MTQPSRRKGGLGRGLASLIPTAPAEGESGPSTFGPRMGSVAADVVIGGSTPGTTPIGAVYREISPSDIEANPRQPRQVFDEEALSELVHSIREFGLLQPIVVRTVQGVPGGPRYQIVMGERRWRAAQEAGLEAIPAIVRETGDDNLLRDALLENIHRVQLNPLEEAAAYQQLLDEFGVTHDELAARIGRSRPLITNMIRLLKLPIVVQRRVAAGVLSAGHARALLSLEAGPDAQEELASRIVAEGLSVRATEEAVTLANRGDASAPAPPRRKPIQMPGLQDVAERLSNAFDTRVSVSLGKRKGKIVVEFGSVDDLQRIIALMTDAKP
- a CDS encoding ParA family protein, with amino-acid sequence MQPQSRPGEAAVGRELASAAETAHNPTVNVSRETSTEFDTPIGAAAERAMRVLHTTHEPLHRPQQRRLFTIANQKGGVGKTTTAVNLAAALAVQGLKTLVIDLDPQGNASTALGITDRQSGTPSSYEVLIGEVSLEEALQRSPHSDRLFCVPATIDLAGAEIELVSMVARENRLRNALAELDKFDFDYVFVDCPPSLGLLTINALVAAPEVMIPIQCEYYALEGVSQLMRNIEMVKAHLNPELEVTTVILTMYDGRTKLADQVADEVRRYFGDKVLRTVIPRSVKVSEAPGYSMTIIDYDPGSRGAMSYLDASRELAERYQPPVGKGRP